The Elaeis guineensis isolate ETL-2024a chromosome 14, EG11, whole genome shotgun sequence genome has a segment encoding these proteins:
- the LOC105057682 gene encoding eukaryotic peptide chain release factor subunit 1-3, whose product MADGHETDRNIEIWKVKKLIKALEAARGNGTSMISLIMPPRDQIARVAKMLGDEYGTASNIKSRVNRQSVLAAITSAQQRLKLYNKVPPNGLVLYTGTIVTEDGKEKKVTIDFEPFKPINASLYLCDNKFHTEALSELLESDDKFGFIVMDGNGTLFGTLSGNTREVLHKFTVDLPKKHGRGGQSALRFARLRMEKRHNYVRKTAELATQFYINPATSQPNVAGLILAGSADFKTELSQSDMFDSRLQAKILNVVDVSYGGENGFNQAIELSAEILSNVKFIQEKKLIGKYFEEISQDTGKYVFGVDDTLKALEMGAVETLIVWENLDINRYVLKHGTSGEIMIKHWNKDQEADQKNFRDAATSAELEVQEKMSLLEWFANEYKRFGCSLEFVTNKSQEGSQFCRGFGGIGGILRYQLDIRAFDDLSDEEYYEDSD is encoded by the coding sequence ATGGCTGATGGTCATGAAACTGATAGGAACATTGAGATATGGAAGGTTAAGAAATTAATCAAGGCATTAGAAGCTGCTAGAGGTAATGGCACTAGCATGATCTCTCTGATCATGCCACCTCGTGATCAAATCGCTCGAGTTGCTAAAATGTTGGGTGATGAATATGGAACCGCCTCTAACATTAAGAGCAGAGTCAATCGACAGTCTGTATTGGCTGCCATTACTTCTGCGCAACAGCGGTTGAAGCTTTACAACAAGGTTCCTCCAAATGGACTAGTTCTGTACACAGGAACCATTGTTACTGAAGACGGCAAAGAAAAGAAGGTCACCATAGATTTTGAGCCATTCAAGCCgattaatgcatcactgtatctcTGTGATAACAAGTTCCATACTGAGGCATTGAGTGAGCTTCTGGAATCTGATGACAAGTTTGGTTTCATAGTAATGGATGGCAATGGAACTCTTTTTGGCACTTTAAGTGGCAATACTCGTGAAGTGCTTCACAAGTTCACGGTGGATCTTCCAAAGAAGCATGGAAGAGGAGGGCAGTCAGCATTGCGATTTGCTCGCCTCCGTATGGAGAAGCGCCATAACTATGTCCGCAAGACAGCTGAACTTGCTACACAATTCTATATAAATCCTGCCACAAGTCAGCCAAATGTTGCTGGATTGATTTTGGCAGGTTCTGCTGATTTCAAAACAGAGTTGAGTCAGTCCGACATGTTTGATTCTCGCCTCCAGGCTAAGATTCTCAATGTGGTTGATGTCTCATATGGAGGAGAGAATGGCTTCAATCAGGCCATTGAATTGTCAGCAGAGATTCTATCAAATGTCAAGTTCATACAGGAAAAGAAGTTGATAGGAAAGTATTTTGAGGAAATAAGCCAGGACACTGGAAAATATGTATTTGGTGTGGATGATACACTGAAAGCTCTTGAAATGGGTGCTGTTGAGACTCTGATTGTGTGGGAAAATTTGGATATCAACAGATATGTTCTAAAGCACGGTACTAGTGGTGAAATCATGATAAAGCATTGGAACAAGGATCAAGAAGCAGATCAGAAGAACTTTCGAGATGCTGCAACATCTGCAGAGCTGGAAGTGCAAGAGAAGATGTCTCTCTTGGAGTGGTTTGCTAATGAGTACAAGCGTTTCGGGTGCTCCCTCGAGTTTGTTACCAACAAATCTCAAGAGGGCTCTCAGTTTTGCAGGGGCTTTGGTGGAATTGGTGGGATCCTTCGTTATCAGTTAGATATAAGGGCTTTTGATGACCTGTCTGATGAAGAATACTATGAAGATTCTGATTAG